Genomic window (Methanoculleus thermophilus):
TCTCTCCGAGACCGAGAGTGCGCTCTTCGCGCGGCGGTCGACACTGGACCGGTTAAAGAAAGAGATCCGGGAGACCGAGCAGAACCTGATGCGCCTTGAAGCGCAGCAGCAGGCGCAGGGCGATGCCGGCGGAAAGGCGATGGATGTCATTCTTGGGATGGAGGGCGTCCACGGCACCGTTGCCCAGCTCGGGAGGGCGCCGCCGGAGTACGCCACGGCGCTCAATGTGGCGGCGATGGGCCGGCTCCGCTGGGTGATCGTCGATACCGATGCGGTGGCCTCCGATGCTATTCGCTACTTAAAGGAGAACCGCCTTGGACGGATCACCTTCCTGCCGCTCAATAAACTCCGCCCCCCGATCCTCTCGCCGCTTGAGGCCGATCCCGGGATCATCGGTTACGCGGTCGACCTTCTCGAGTTCGACCCGGCGTTTGAGCGTGCGTTCCAGGTTGTCTTCGGCGCGACGGTGGTGGTGGACACCCTCGAGCGGGCCCGGCGGTTGATGGGCCGGTACAAGATGGTCACCCTTGATGGGGAACTCGTCGAGAAGAGCGGTGCCATGACCGGTGGGTCCCAGACCAAGCAGGTCCGGGGATTCGGTGTGGCGGTCGACGATGAGATCATGCGAGTCCGCGCGACGCTTGCCGGTCTTGAGGCTGAGGCTGCAGAGGTTGATGCGTCCATACGCCGTTATACGGCGGCCGCTGAGGCGAAGCGGGCTGAGCGGAGCACCCTTGATGAACAGATTGCCCGCTACCGGATGCTTGTCGAGGAGTTCCAGAAACGTATCGAAGTCCTTGCGGGGGAGAAACAGACTCTGGCCGCGACCTTACAGGAGATGTCTGACGCCGCAAAGACGGGTGGTGAGGAACTTGCGCGGCTTGAGGCGGATCTCGACCGGACGAGCGGTGAGATCGCCCGGCTCTCGGCTGAGGTGGATGCTCTCAAGAAGAAACTTGACGATACCGAGATCCCGGCTCTTACTGAGCAGTATGAGGGTCTCCGAAGATCCGTCGAGGATATAGAGCGCCGGCTCCGGAACAAGGATGCGGATATCAATGATGCCAAGCGCGAGCGGCAGCACTTCTTAAACCGCATGGAGGAACTTGCTGCCGAGCGGAGCCGCCTCGAAGCGAAGAACCAGGAGATTGCTGCCGATATCACAGCGGCCGGAGAACAGATCGAGAACCAGCGCCGCTTGATTGTCCAGCTTGAGGCACGCCAGAAGGAGTTCTCCGATGAACTTGCAGGACTTCGCGATGAGCGTGATCGCATCCTCGATGAGATCCGGGAACTCGACCGGCAGGCCCTCGAACTCTCTGGTGCGGTGGAGCGTGCCCGGATGCAGATCGATGCGCTCAAGGAGCGGGAGCGCTCGCTTCTCTCGGAACTTGAGGTGCTCAAAGAACAGGCCGGCGACGTGGAGACAGACCTTGACCTCGCCGCAATCGATGCCGGGATTGCAGAAGCCGAGCAGGCGATCAAAAAGATCGGCGCGGTGAATATGCTCGCAATCGAGGAGTGCGACCGCGTCGCGGCACGTGTCGAGGAGAGGACTGAAAAGAAGGAGGTGCTCTCGCGCGAGCGGACGATGCTGTTAGAGCGGATCGAGAAGTACGAGGAGATGAAGTACGATGCGTTCATGACGGCATTCAATGCGATTGATGCGAACTTCCAGAGGATCTTTGCGCGACTGACCGACGGGAGCGGGAAACTGGTTCTTGATAACGAGGAGGACCCGTTCTCGGGTGGCATGACGTTTGCAGTGCAGCCGCGCGGCAAGAAGGTTCACCTTCTTTCGGCGCTCTCCGGCGGTGAGAAGTCTCTCACCACGCTTGCGTTCATCTTTGCGATTCAGCAGTATATGCCCGCGCCGTTTTATGCGCTGGACGAGGTGGATATG
Coding sequences:
- the smc gene encoding chromosome segregation protein SMC, translating into MYITQLEIDNFKSFARRTKIPFFEGFTVISGPNGSGKSNIIDSILFVLALSGARGLRAEKLTDLINVNSGKNTAEVTITFSDGTTIRRRIKRTPTGYYSYNYLNNRLCKQSDVLEYLAKYGIKPEGYNVVMQGDITRIMEMSDGERRKIIDEIAGVAEFDHKRDQALSELEVVRERIEREEILLSELIARLDALQHERDQAMEYRRWQEKLDHLTRCRGAALVRQKEGEIGTLQNLILDRQAELERITGEAETLKARIDEARSRQKAVDEDINRKSGPEYLELVGRLEEARGSIKIAEQTIERLKSARDENLETVQRIYMDSKRAEAKVEECTGQIRNLSIDRSNLAMELAAQRERMQAVEARIASESKEVEGVKDQLFALMQDLEGKKELRSKILREQDIFIEKSRMRTSERERLEARIRQIEEELENKQAQVADYSSCMADCEAQKRQIERDLSETESALFARRSTLDRLKKEIRETEQNLMRLEAQQQAQGDAGGKAMDVILGMEGVHGTVAQLGRAPPEYATALNVAAMGRLRWVIVDTDAVASDAIRYLKENRLGRITFLPLNKLRPPILSPLEADPGIIGYAVDLLEFDPAFERAFQVVFGATVVVDTLERARRLMGRYKMVTLDGELVEKSGAMTGGSQTKQVRGFGVAVDDEIMRVRATLAGLEAEAAEVDASIRRYTAAAEAKRAERSTLDEQIARYRMLVEEFQKRIEVLAGEKQTLAATLQEMSDAAKTGGEELARLEADLDRTSGEIARLSAEVDALKKKLDDTEIPALTEQYEGLRRSVEDIERRLRNKDADINDAKRERQHFLNRMEELAAERSRLEAKNQEIAADITAAGEQIENQRRLIVQLEARQKEFSDELAGLRDERDRILDEIRELDRQALELSGAVERARMQIDALKERERSLLSELEVLKEQAGDVETDLDLAAIDAGIAEAEQAIKKIGAVNMLAIEECDRVAARVEERTEKKEVLSRERTMLLERIEKYEEMKYDAFMTAFNAIDANFQRIFARLTDGSGKLVLDNEEDPFSGGMTFAVQPRGKKVHLLSALSGGEKSLTTLAFIFAIQQYMPAPFYALDEVDMFLDGSNVGRIAAMISDLTGSAQSIIVSLRKPMIERADRIVGVTIRPDKSTYVTGVQNNG